In Candidatus Flexicrinis affinis, the following are encoded in one genomic region:
- a CDS encoding polymer-forming cytoskeletal protein, with the protein MSFFGGRRSQTPPDHQPEAQPADRQPANERVSTYSSPVRDTRETPIPAMPQPVGFDTVIGAGCTIEGSLSSTGNVRLDGTFTGSLDIQGNVLVGETAKIMADLHAKNISIAGAVHGNVNGKKVQLLRTGRVWGDISATALSTEEGAFIDGKISMVSREEARPVTEPTRPEDARLDAEPPVAAEPDFMVGDETPNPDAEDDEPEAMAETDDTTDSDDRIG; encoded by the coding sequence ATGTCGTTTTTCGGCGGACGCCGCAGCCAAACCCCGCCCGACCATCAGCCTGAAGCCCAGCCCGCCGACCGTCAGCCGGCCAACGAGCGGGTCAGCACCTACAGCTCGCCCGTGCGCGACACCCGCGAGACGCCCATCCCCGCCATGCCTCAGCCGGTCGGGTTCGACACCGTGATCGGCGCGGGCTGCACCATCGAAGGCAGCTTGTCGAGCACCGGCAACGTCCGTCTCGACGGCACGTTCACCGGCAGCCTCGACATTCAGGGCAATGTGCTGGTGGGCGAGACGGCCAAGATCATGGCCGACCTGCACGCCAAGAACATCAGCATCGCCGGCGCGGTGCACGGCAACGTCAACGGCAAGAAGGTGCAGCTTCTGCGCACGGGCCGCGTGTGGGGCGATATCAGCGCGACCGCCCTCAGCACCGAGGAAGGCGCGTTCATCGACGGCAAGATCTCGATGGTCAGCCGCGAGGAAGCCCGCCCGGTCACCGAGCCGACCCGCCCCGAAGACGCGCGCCTTGATGCCGAGCCGCCGGTCGCCGCCGAGCCGGATTTCATGGTAGGCGACGAGACGCCCAACCCGGATGCCGAGGACGACGAACCGGAGGCGATGGCCGAGACCGACGACACCACGGACAGCGACGACCGGATCGGGTGA
- a CDS encoding UDP-N-acetylglucosamine 1-carboxyvinyltransferase yields MRIKVEGGHALNGTYTPSGSANAAAACLAAALMTPHPVTLSNVPRTNNTAALLQLAHTLGAEITGGTGDTPHELISEQITKRQLTPAMTGGMVGGMLFVAPILARRGFLRLEVDFPLSRVRTHLEALRDLKQDVVTSHGAIEVNAVRWESADVLLSQASVTATGMVMMLAVALGRETIIRNAASEPHVQALGKLLTLMGASVDGLGSNTLTVYGQHELVGAHMAIPADHIEAAAAAGLIALSGGRGQVHGVPHDSLRMIARVYKRFGLNLDLDFNDVFVPRQEPFNLSNREEDVDASIESAPWPGFPSDLLPLATVIATQTHGTSLIHEKMFNNRLLFIDKLNAMGAQIVLCDPHRAIVVGRSPLTGIYMDTPDVRAGLALLGAALIADGTSTIDNAQSVGNVFEDAIGKIQRLGAKIHVD; encoded by the coding sequence ATGCGAATCAAAGTCGAAGGCGGTCACGCCCTCAACGGAACCTATACCCCCAGCGGCAGCGCCAATGCTGCCGCTGCCTGTCTGGCGGCGGCGCTGATGACGCCGCACCCGGTCACGCTGTCGAACGTCCCGCGCACGAACAACACCGCCGCGCTGCTTCAACTGGCGCACACGCTCGGCGCGGAGATCACCGGCGGCACCGGCGACACGCCGCACGAGTTGATCAGCGAGCAGATCACCAAGCGCCAGCTCACCCCGGCCATGACCGGCGGTATGGTGGGCGGCATGCTGTTCGTCGCTCCCATTCTGGCACGGCGCGGATTCCTGCGGCTGGAGGTCGACTTTCCGCTCAGCCGCGTGCGGACGCACCTCGAAGCCCTGCGCGACCTCAAGCAGGACGTGGTCACGTCGCACGGCGCGATCGAGGTCAACGCCGTCCGCTGGGAGAGCGCCGACGTGCTGCTCTCGCAAGCGTCGGTGACGGCGACCGGCATGGTGATGATGCTGGCCGTGGCGCTCGGGCGCGAGACGATCATCCGCAACGCCGCCAGCGAACCGCACGTGCAGGCGCTGGGCAAACTGCTGACGCTGATGGGCGCGTCGGTCGACGGGCTGGGGAGCAACACGCTCACGGTCTACGGCCAGCACGAGCTGGTCGGCGCGCACATGGCCATCCCGGCCGACCACATCGAAGCGGCGGCGGCGGCAGGGCTGATCGCGCTCAGCGGCGGGCGCGGGCAGGTGCACGGCGTCCCCCACGACAGCCTGCGCATGATCGCGCGGGTGTATAAGCGCTTCGGCCTCAACCTTGATCTCGATTTCAATGACGTGTTCGTGCCTCGGCAGGAGCCGTTCAACCTGTCGAACCGCGAGGAAGACGTCGACGCCAGCATCGAGTCGGCGCCGTGGCCGGGCTTCCCGTCCGACCTGCTGCCGCTGGCGACCGTAATTGCCACGCAAACGCACGGCACGTCGCTCATCCACGAGAAGATGTTCAACAACCGCCTGCTGTTCATTGACAAACTGAACGCGATGGGCGCGCAGATCGTGTTGTGCGACCCGCACCGCGCGATCGTGGTCGGGCGCTCGCCGCTGACCGGCATCTACATGGACACCCCGGACGTGCGCGCGGGTTTGGCGCTGTTGGGCGCCGCGCTGATCGCAGACGGCACCAGCACCATCGACAACGCGCAGTCGGTCGGTAACGTGTTCGAGGACGCCATCGGCAAGATTCAACGGCTGGGGGCCAAGATCCATGTCGACTGA
- the rplT gene encoding 50S ribosomal protein L20, with protein sequence MSRTKTGFVRRRHHNKIRKMVKGQFGSRGTLWKRSNEAMLKSLFYSYRDRKQRARRLRELWIIRINAAARLNGLSYSRLIYGLKSAGVELDRKVLADIAVRDAETFTKLAALAQSKL encoded by the coding sequence ATGTCCCGCACCAAGACCGGCTTCGTACGCCGCCGTCACCACAACAAGATCCGCAAGATGGTCAAAGGCCAGTTCGGCAGCCGCGGCACGCTGTGGAAGCGCTCGAACGAGGCCATGCTCAAGTCGCTGTTCTATAGCTACCGCGACCGTAAGCAGCGCGCCCGCCGCCTGCGCGAATTGTGGATCATCCGCATCAACGCGGCCGCCCGCCTCAATGGGTTGAGCTACAGCCGGCTGATCTACGGCCTGAAATCGGCCGGGGTCGAGCTGGACCGCAAGGTGCTGGCCGACATCGCCGTGCGCGATGCCGAGACCTTCACCAAGCTGGCCGCGCTGGCCCAGAGCAAGCTCTAG
- the rpmI gene encoding 50S ribosomal protein L35 — translation MAKKYKLKTHKATAKRFKVTGTGKLMRTKGGKSHLRRNSSKRVKRQWDKTIEVSSSGQAKRVKRLAPYLKHYKANPPA, via the coding sequence GTGGCTAAGAAGTATAAGCTCAAGACACACAAGGCAACCGCCAAGCGCTTCAAGGTGACCGGTACCGGCAAGCTGATGCGCACCAAGGGCGGCAAGAGCCACTTGCGCCGCAACTCGTCCAAGCGGGTGAAGCGCCAGTGGGACAAGACGATTGAGGTATCCAGCAGCGGTCAGGCGAAGCGTGTCAAGCGCCTTGCCCCGTACCTCAAGCATTACAAGGCCAATCCGCCGGCCTAA
- a CDS encoding DedA family protein, whose translation MLADLIEQITLFVESIMLTFGLPGIGLIAAAENLFPPVPSEFLYPLAGKLAFDGLMPLWAVVVVGVVGTCIASSMWYALGVRLGEARVRQFIERRATITIGRLRIPIFTVDQYDRALELFRTRGGAIVLIARILPYVHSVVSLPAGVIRMPFWRFMIYTAIGATAWILPLTVLGYLLGSRWREVLTLMDAYQNAILIAAAAGLAAWLLWRRVRRRAKLR comes from the coding sequence ATGCTCGCCGACCTCATCGAGCAGATCACCCTGTTCGTCGAATCGATCATGCTGACCTTCGGCCTGCCCGGCATTGGCCTGATCGCCGCGGCGGAGAACCTGTTCCCGCCGGTGCCTTCGGAGTTTCTGTATCCATTGGCAGGCAAGCTGGCATTCGACGGCCTGATGCCGCTGTGGGCGGTCGTGGTGGTCGGGGTGGTCGGCACGTGCATCGCGTCGAGCATGTGGTACGCGCTGGGCGTGCGGCTGGGCGAGGCGCGCGTGCGCCAGTTCATCGAGCGGCGTGCCACGATTACGATCGGGCGCTTGCGCATCCCGATCTTCACCGTTGACCAGTACGACCGCGCGCTCGAACTGTTTCGTACGCGGGGTGGGGCCATCGTGCTGATCGCGCGAATCCTGCCGTACGTGCACAGCGTCGTCAGCCTGCCTGCCGGCGTGATTCGCATGCCGTTCTGGCGCTTCATGATCTACACGGCGATTGGCGCGACCGCGTGGATTCTTCCGCTGACCGTCCTCGGCTATTTGCTGGGAAGCCGCTGGCGCGAGGTGCTGACGTTGATGGACGCTTATCAAAATGCGATTCTGATTGCGGCCGCGGCAGGACTGGCTGCGTGGCTGTTGTGGCGGCGCGTCCGGCGCCGCGCAAAACTCCGTTGA
- the nfi gene encoding deoxyribonuclease V encodes MTLHDWPQSTAEAKAIQLTLAPRLDFDTPLDLASVATVAGVDVSVRDGLSTAAVVVLRRADFAVLDSAVARLPTPFPYVPGLLSFREIPVILEAWDALTTRPDAVLVDGMGRIHPRRIGLASHLGLWIDRPTVGVGKTHFLGAYQPPGIERGAWSPLVDSDEVLGAVLRTRASVKPVYVSSGHRIDLDSALALVMACTTRYRLPEPIRAAHGLAGSID; translated from the coding sequence ATGACCCTGCACGACTGGCCGCAGTCGACCGCGGAGGCAAAGGCGATCCAGCTTACGCTGGCCCCGCGCCTCGACTTCGACACGCCGCTCGACCTCGCATCGGTTGCGACGGTCGCCGGCGTCGACGTCAGCGTGCGCGACGGCCTATCCACCGCCGCGGTGGTCGTGCTGCGCCGTGCGGACTTCGCCGTGCTCGACTCGGCCGTGGCGCGCCTGCCAACTCCGTTTCCGTACGTGCCCGGCCTGCTCAGCTTTCGCGAGATTCCGGTCATTCTTGAGGCGTGGGACGCGCTGACGACGCGGCCGGACGCGGTGCTGGTCGACGGTATGGGGCGCATTCATCCGCGCCGGATCGGGTTGGCGTCGCACTTGGGGTTGTGGATCGACCGGCCAACGGTGGGAGTCGGCAAGACTCACTTCCTCGGGGCGTATCAGCCGCCGGGGATAGAGCGCGGCGCGTGGTCGCCGCTGGTCGATTCGGATGAGGTGTTGGGGGCGGTGCTGCGCACGCGGGCGAGCGTCAAGCCGGTGTACGTCTCGTCGGGCCACCGGATCGATCTCGACTCCGCGCTGGCGCTGGTGATGGCCTGCACGACGCGGTATCGGCTGCCTGAGCCGATCCGCGCGGCGCATGGACTGGCGGGGTCAATCGACTGA
- the surE gene encoding 5'/3'-nucleotidase SurE gives MTHILVTNDDGVHAPGLFALVQAMRKFGEVEVAAPAVNQSASGHKKTLFHDIPVTDTTLKDGTPALSVGGSPADCVAVVSMGLARQWPPDIVVSGINRGANMGQDITYSGTVTAALEAAIDGVRAVAVSLDNAQANDVEDYAEAARVAQRVVEIALAHPFPPLTILNVNIPNAERVKGIRLVRQGVRIYNDELGRNAEDTAYRIVGPAPGGVYDTLGTDVWALHQGYASVTPIHLDMTHHQFMAELAAWDISVD, from the coding sequence ATGACACACATTCTCGTGACCAACGACGACGGCGTACACGCCCCGGGGCTGTTCGCCCTCGTGCAGGCAATGCGCAAGTTCGGCGAGGTCGAAGTCGCTGCGCCGGCTGTCAACCAGAGCGCCAGCGGCCACAAAAAGACGCTGTTCCACGACATCCCGGTGACGGACACGACACTCAAGGACGGCACGCCGGCGCTCTCGGTCGGCGGCTCGCCCGCGGACTGCGTGGCGGTCGTCTCGATGGGACTGGCGCGTCAATGGCCGCCAGACATCGTCGTGAGCGGCATTAACCGCGGCGCGAACATGGGGCAGGACATCACCTACAGCGGCACCGTGACCGCCGCGCTCGAAGCCGCCATCGACGGCGTGAGAGCAGTCGCTGTCAGCCTCGACAACGCGCAGGCCAACGACGTCGAAGACTATGCCGAAGCCGCGCGGGTCGCTCAGCGGGTGGTAGAAATCGCGCTGGCGCACCCGTTCCCGCCGCTGACGATCCTGAACGTCAACATTCCCAACGCCGAGCGCGTGAAGGGCATCCGGCTCGTCCGGCAGGGCGTCCGCATCTACAACGACGAACTCGGCCGCAACGCCGAAGACACGGCGTATCGTATTGTCGGCCCGGCTCCCGGCGGCGTGTACGACACGCTCGGCACCGACGTGTGGGCGCTGCATCAAGGGTATGCCAGCGTCACCCCGATTCACCTCGACATGACGCACCATCAGTTTATGGCCGAACTGGCCGCGTGGGATATCTCAGTCGATTGA
- a CDS encoding translation initiation factor IF-3: protein MRLIDDSNENVGVVTLFRALELAEEAGLDLVEVAPTASPPVCRIMDFGKFQYEKQRRERKAKKAQKIVEVKQVRLNPATDDYHLGFKMEDAKRWLSEGNKVRFSIRFRGRQNLHTDIGRTRLVRIAEDMKEFGVVEQPPTLEGNTMTMTLAPQASQAEKKTQ from the coding sequence GTGCGCCTGATCGACGACAGCAATGAAAACGTCGGCGTGGTCACGCTCTTTCGTGCGCTTGAACTCGCTGAAGAGGCCGGCCTCGACCTTGTCGAAGTGGCCCCCACAGCCAGTCCGCCCGTCTGCCGTATCATGGACTTTGGTAAGTTCCAGTACGAGAAGCAGCGGCGCGAGCGGAAGGCCAAGAAAGCCCAGAAGATTGTCGAAGTCAAGCAGGTGCGGCTCAACCCTGCCACCGACGACTATCATCTCGGCTTCAAGATGGAAGATGCGAAACGCTGGCTTTCCGAGGGCAATAAGGTGCGGTTCAGCATCCGCTTCCGCGGGCGCCAGAACCTGCACACCGACATCGGTCGGACGCGGCTGGTCCGGATTGCCGAAGATATGAAGGAGTTCGGCGTAGTCGAACAACCGCCAACCCTCGAAGGCAATACGATGACCATGACTCTCGCGCCGCAAGCATCGCAAGCTGAGAAGAAGACGCAATAA
- a CDS encoding DsbA family oxidoreductase: MHIDIVHDTACPWCRIGKHNLRAAVAHWAGEPISVRFIAYFLNPHLPPEGMPYRELMASKYPGVSVEQLFDGPSKVGAQVGLTFNFDAMTRAPKTLLSHRLIALTPPEHRERMIDAVYDTFFEHGKDIGRLDVLVDLAAGVGLDRAEMQRLLESDAAEADVLSEAQQTAQMGITGVPFFIFNGKWALSGAQPPDVFAQVLERVAAESAAQAP; encoded by the coding sequence ATGCACATCGACATCGTTCACGACACGGCGTGCCCGTGGTGCCGGATCGGCAAGCACAATTTGCGTGCTGCCGTCGCACACTGGGCCGGCGAGCCGATCTCGGTACGCTTCATCGCGTACTTTCTCAACCCGCATCTCCCGCCGGAAGGCATGCCGTATCGCGAGTTGATGGCGAGCAAATACCCCGGCGTCAGCGTCGAGCAATTGTTCGACGGGCCGAGCAAGGTCGGGGCACAGGTCGGGCTGACGTTCAACTTCGACGCGATGACACGCGCGCCGAAGACTCTGCTCAGCCACCGGTTGATCGCGCTGACGCCACCCGAGCACCGCGAGCGTATGATCGACGCGGTATACGACACGTTTTTCGAGCATGGGAAGGATATCGGCCGGCTTGACGTGCTGGTCGATCTCGCGGCGGGCGTTGGCCTCGACCGCGCCGAGATGCAGCGCTTGCTCGAAAGCGACGCCGCCGAGGCCGACGTGCTTAGCGAGGCGCAGCAGACGGCGCAAATGGGCATTACTGGCGTGCCGTTCTTCATCTTCAATGGTAAGTGGGCGCTCAGCGGGGCACAGCCGCCAGACGTGTTCGCGCAGGTCTTGGAAAGGGTCGCAGCCGAAAGCGCAGCGCAAGCGCCTTAG
- a CDS encoding VWA domain-containing protein, which produces MSLLAPLALIGLLLAIPIILMYMLRLRRREMVVSSTYLWQQLLQDKEANTPWQRLRRNLLLILQLIILALLAFALARPFLTVPAISAARMALLLDASASMAASDGPAGATRFAQAQDEALELIDALSQDAEVSVIRVGDTPEVILPYAQDKSAAVAAVRSVSAGQGGADWLAAITLAAAGGQAVDDFTMVMLTDGGVSGLDALTESALPGRIRVVPVGQSNENVALTALAARSLAGGAPQVFAQVTNYGSQDAEIILTLRADDDPLPVFNERFVVPGGASLPFVSSRGLDGYSVLQASVTTALNSVGRDLLDVDNTAWTVARAATERRVLLIGEDNLFLEQVLRSLPGVSVFKTRPDAGLPAETFDLYVYDQAVPREQPPGDVLLIGPPVGVPGWFDIAGDLRGLPPLEAETADDRMVFVDFDTVNIGRTQDLRGVSWGDVLLRAGDTPLIVAGDRGGRQVVIFGFALRDTDLQLNIAFPILMSNLMAWFSPVGSIVNAAPAVGDAVLIQPPLEADAVRVTRPDGAERTLPVDADQIVYTDTSLPGVYRLEIFSGGTLLQEQPFAVNLFAPQESDIAPRDVSLSGTPVLTQRADEQGQFEVWPLLAGLALAVLMFEWWVYHRRTRDRIVRPATPARPSWNWLPRPLRRAVK; this is translated from the coding sequence ATGTCGCTTCTGGCCCCGTTGGCCCTGATCGGCCTGCTGCTCGCCATCCCGATCATCTTGATGTATATGCTGCGCCTGCGCCGCCGCGAGATGGTCGTCAGCAGCACGTACCTGTGGCAGCAGCTTCTGCAGGACAAGGAAGCCAATACGCCGTGGCAGCGCCTGCGCCGTAACCTGCTGCTGATCCTCCAACTGATTATCCTCGCCCTGCTGGCGTTCGCGCTGGCGCGGCCATTCCTGACCGTGCCGGCTATCAGCGCGGCGCGCATGGCGCTGCTGCTCGACGCGTCGGCCAGCATGGCGGCGAGCGACGGCCCCGCCGGCGCAACCCGTTTTGCGCAGGCGCAGGACGAGGCGCTCGAACTGATCGACGCGCTGTCGCAAGACGCCGAAGTGAGCGTGATCCGCGTCGGCGATACGCCCGAGGTCATCCTGCCTTATGCGCAGGACAAATCGGCCGCCGTGGCCGCGGTGCGTTCGGTATCCGCCGGGCAGGGCGGCGCCGATTGGCTGGCCGCGATCACGCTGGCGGCCGCGGGCGGGCAGGCTGTCGACGACTTCACGATGGTGATGCTGACTGACGGCGGCGTGTCCGGATTAGACGCGCTGACCGAGTCCGCGCTTCCGGGGCGCATCCGCGTCGTGCCGGTGGGTCAATCGAACGAAAACGTCGCGCTCACGGCGCTGGCGGCCCGGTCGCTGGCCGGAGGCGCGCCGCAGGTGTTCGCACAGGTCACCAACTACGGATCGCAGGACGCCGAGATCATCCTCACGCTGCGCGCCGATGACGATCCGCTGCCGGTGTTCAACGAACGATTCGTCGTGCCGGGCGGCGCGTCGCTGCCGTTCGTCTCGTCGCGCGGGCTGGACGGCTATTCCGTGCTGCAAGCCTCGGTGACGACGGCGCTCAACAGCGTCGGGCGCGATCTGCTCGACGTCGACAATACGGCGTGGACGGTGGCCCGCGCGGCGACCGAGCGGCGCGTCCTGCTGATCGGCGAGGACAACCTGTTCCTCGAACAGGTCCTGCGCAGCCTGCCGGGCGTGAGCGTGTTCAAGACCCGTCCCGACGCCGGGCTGCCGGCCGAGACATTCGACCTGTACGTCTACGATCAGGCCGTACCGCGCGAGCAGCCTCCCGGCGACGTGCTGCTGATCGGGCCGCCGGTCGGTGTGCCGGGCTGGTTCGACATCGCCGGCGATCTGCGCGGTCTTCCGCCGTTGGAGGCCGAGACGGCCGACGACCGCATGGTGTTCGTCGACTTCGATACCGTCAACATCGGGCGGACGCAGGATCTGCGCGGCGTGAGCTGGGGCGACGTCCTTCTGCGGGCCGGGGATACGCCGCTGATCGTTGCGGGCGACCGCGGCGGACGGCAGGTCGTGATCTTCGGCTTCGCCCTGCGCGACACCGACTTGCAGCTCAACATCGCCTTCCCGATCCTGATGTCGAACCTGATGGCGTGGTTCTCGCCGGTCGGCTCGATCGTCAACGCCGCGCCGGCAGTCGGTGACGCGGTGCTGATTCAACCGCCGCTGGAAGCTGACGCGGTGCGCGTCACCCGCCCCGACGGCGCCGAGCGCACGCTGCCGGTCGACGCCGATCAGATCGTCTATACCGATACGTCGCTGCCGGGCGTGTACCGCCTCGAAATCTTCAGCGGCGGGACGCTGCTGCAGGAACAGCCCTTCGCCGTCAACCTGTTCGCCCCGCAGGAGAGCGACATCGCCCCGCGCGACGTCTCGCTCAGCGGGACACCGGTGCTGACCCAGCGCGCCGACGAACAGGGACAGTTCGAAGTGTGGCCGCTGTTGGCCGGCCTCGCGCTGGCCGTACTGATGTTCGAGTGGTGGGTGTATCACCGGCGCACGCGCGACCGCATCGTGCGCCCCGCGACGCCGGCCCGCCCGAGCTGGAATTGGCTCCCGCGCCCGCTCCGCCGCGCTGTAAAGTAA
- a CDS encoding putative C-S lyase — translation MSHIQYDFDCVIERRSSGSAKWNKYDADVLPMWVADTDFPVPQPVIDALHARLDHPLFGYQFASSSARDAVVDYVQRRYGWQIAPEDVIFAPNLIAAINQLIKVIGVAGHEVLLLPPIYPPFIAAPPNFGHPIRYAQMTLTSSGQRMRYEIDFDALEAAITPATKLLIMSSPHNPTGRTFSRAEQERLAEFCLRHGIRVISDEIHCDLILEPEIKHVPFATVSPEAAANTVTLMSPSKTFNMPGLQASFGIVTDKTMRAAIKAEQDRYIVPGLGALSWVALEAALRHGDDYREQLVPYLRANRDVVLDFVERELPGVKVTVPEATFLAWLDFRDTSIGDDPFTHLLERGRVALNDGKTFGPGGGGFARLNFGCPRVTLLDGLERIKRTLAG, via the coding sequence ATGTCCCACATTCAGTACGACTTCGACTGCGTGATCGAACGGCGCAGCAGTGGCAGCGCCAAATGGAACAAATACGACGCCGACGTGCTGCCGATGTGGGTAGCGGACACCGATTTTCCCGTGCCGCAGCCCGTGATCGACGCGCTGCACGCGCGCCTTGACCACCCGCTGTTCGGCTATCAGTTCGCCAGTTCGAGCGCGCGCGACGCGGTCGTGGACTACGTGCAGCGCCGCTACGGGTGGCAGATCGCGCCGGAAGACGTCATCTTCGCGCCAAACCTGATCGCCGCCATCAACCAGCTCATCAAGGTGATCGGGGTGGCGGGCCACGAGGTGCTGCTGCTCCCGCCGATCTATCCGCCGTTCATCGCCGCGCCGCCCAACTTCGGCCACCCGATCCGCTACGCGCAGATGACGCTGACGTCCAGCGGCCAGCGCATGCGTTACGAGATCGACTTCGACGCACTCGAAGCCGCGATCACGCCCGCCACCAAACTGCTGATCATGAGCAGCCCGCACAACCCGACCGGCCGGACGTTCAGCCGTGCCGAGCAGGAGCGCCTCGCCGAGTTCTGCCTGCGCCACGGAATCCGCGTCATCAGCGACGAAATCCACTGCGACCTGATCCTCGAACCGGAGATCAAGCACGTCCCGTTCGCCACGGTATCGCCCGAAGCCGCGGCCAACACCGTCACGCTCATGTCGCCGTCCAAGACGTTCAACATGCCGGGATTGCAGGCGTCCTTCGGCATCGTGACCGACAAGACGATGCGGGCGGCCATCAAGGCTGAACAAGACCGGTACATCGTCCCGGGACTCGGCGCGCTGAGCTGGGTCGCGCTGGAGGCGGCGCTCCGCCACGGCGACGACTACCGCGAGCAGCTTGTGCCGTACCTGCGCGCCAACCGCGATGTCGTCCTCGATTTCGTAGAGCGCGAACTGCCGGGCGTGAAGGTCACCGTGCCGGAAGCGACCTTCCTCGCGTGGCTCGACTTCCGCGACACGTCGATCGGCGACGACCCGTTTACGCACCTGCTCGAACGCGGACGGGTTGCGCTCAACGACGGCAAGACCTTCGGCCCCGGCGGCGGCGGCTTCGCGCGGCTAAACTTCGGCTGCCCGCGTGTAACGCTGCTCGACGGGCTGGAGCGCATCAAGCGCACGCTGGCCGGATGA
- a CDS encoding LysE family transporter encodes MLLGLSVAAPVGAIGVLIIRRSLAYGWRFGFVSGLGVATADAAYGAIAAFGLTALTSALTAIADPLRLFGGLFLLYLGIRTFLARAAAPATGTADTRRGLPGAYLSIFALTIVNPQTVLTFLSAFAGLGALDATDTLAPFLMVGGVFLGSVSWWFVLSSATSALRTRIDARLMTWINRISGAIVIAFALAILLSLVRGG; translated from the coding sequence ATGCTGCTAGGCCTGTCGGTCGCGGCGCCGGTCGGCGCGATCGGCGTGCTGATCATCCGGCGTTCGCTGGCCTACGGATGGCGCTTTGGGTTCGTCAGCGGGTTGGGCGTCGCCACTGCTGACGCCGCGTACGGCGCGATCGCCGCGTTTGGCCTGACCGCGCTGACCAGCGCCCTCACCGCCATCGCCGATCCGCTGCGCTTGTTCGGCGGTCTGTTCCTGCTCTACCTCGGCATACGGACGTTCCTCGCCCGCGCTGCCGCTCCGGCCACCGGAACCGCCGATACCCGCCGTGGCCTTCCCGGCGCTTACCTCTCCATCTTCGCCCTCACCATCGTCAATCCGCAGACCGTCCTGACCTTTCTCAGCGCGTTCGCCGGCCTCGGCGCGCTGGACGCGACCGACACGCTCGCGCCGTTCCTCATGGTCGGCGGCGTGTTCCTCGGCTCGGTGAGCTGGTGGTTCGTGCTCAGTTCGGCGACCAGCGCCCTGCGCACGCGCATCGACGCCCGCCTGATGACGTGGATTAACCGGATTTCCGGCGCGATCGTGATCGCCTTCGCGCTGGCCATTCTGCTGTCGCTCGTGCGCGGCGGTTAA
- a CDS encoding alpha/beta hydrolase, whose translation MNREVLGPEDGPTVVMLHGWGASIDLLRPLGERLAPLGYRVVMFDLPGFGQTPPPSTPWNVFDYAQHVAAELDALGIQKAHVFGHSFGGRLSLILGADYPGRVGKLVLSDAAGIRAPLPLMIRARTGGYKGLRRGLEAVGLRGLSERLRAAYNARYGSSDFNAASGVMRETFVKVVNQDLRDWAKRVAAPTLLFWGSADEDTPLEQGRELESLIPDAGLVVFEGAGHYAYLERAADTARIIHRFLSDEEK comes from the coding sequence ATGAACCGTGAGGTGCTCGGCCCGGAGGACGGCCCCACGGTCGTGATGCTGCACGGGTGGGGCGCGAGTATCGACCTGCTGCGTCCGTTGGGTGAACGGCTTGCACCATTGGGCTACCGCGTCGTGATGTTCGATCTGCCGGGATTCGGCCAGACTCCGCCGCCTTCCACGCCGTGGAACGTGTTCGATTATGCGCAGCACGTCGCCGCGGAACTGGACGCGCTGGGCATTCAGAAGGCGCATGTGTTTGGGCATTCGTTCGGGGGCCGGTTGAGCCTGATCCTCGGCGCAGATTATCCCGGCCGGGTCGGCAAGCTGGTGCTGTCCGATGCGGCCGGCATCCGCGCGCCGCTGCCGCTGATGATCCGCGCACGCACCGGTGGTTATAAGGGACTCCGGCGCGGGCTAGAGGCGGTCGGACTGCGTGGATTGAGCGAACGACTGCGCGCTGCTTACAACGCGCGCTACGGGTCGAGCGATTTCAACGCCGCGTCCGGCGTGATGCGCGAGACGTTCGTCAAGGTCGTCAATCAAGACCTGCGCGATTGGGCCAAGCGGGTCGCCGCGCCGACGCTGCTGTTCTGGGGCAGCGCCGACGAAGACACGCCGCTGGAGCAAGGCCGCGAGCTTGAATCGCTCATCCCCGACGCCGGACTGGTCGTGTTCGAGGGCGCCGGGCATTACGCCTATCTCGAACGCGCCGCCGACACCGCCCGCATCATCCACCGATTCCTGAGTGATGAGGAGAAGTAG